CGCAGGTGGCGAGCGAGACCGGCCTGTCCCGCGAGAGTCTCTACAAGGCGCTGTCGGGCGAACGTGTTCCGAACTTCGACACCGTTCTCCGGGTGGTCAGTGCACTGGGCCTGAAGCTGCGTGCCGAGGCCTCGCCGACGACAGGCGGTCAGCCGCACGCCGGAGCCGTTACGAGTGAACGCTGATAGCAACGCCGACAAGGGTCCGGTCCGGCCGGCGGCCGGGCGCATGGCGGCACTCTCCGACCGGCAGCGCAACGCCGCCACGAGCGGCGTGATGGGCCGCGGTACTCCTGGTTGCCCGCGTGTCCGCCGCGGCGGCGACGGGGCGTGCGGCGCCGGCCGACCGGTCCGGGATGAAACGCTGGTGATGCTGCTCGCGTCCCAAGAGACCCTCAAGTCCTCGCTGTGCTGGTGCTTCTACCATCTCGGGGGGAACCGCACGCTCGCGACCGCATGATCGAGGACTCGAC
The DNA window shown above is from Acidobacteriota bacterium and carries:
- a CDS encoding putative addiction module antidote protein, whose product is MTKTATSPYDVAEHLRTREDMAAYLEASIEEADGDAAFVAKALGDIARARGMAQVASETGLSRESLYKALSGERVPNFDTVLRVVSALGLKLRAEASPTTGGQPHAGAVTSER